One region of Jatrophihabitans cynanchi genomic DNA includes:
- a CDS encoding RidA family protein produces MPTADRQAVIAPGGSLPAGPYSHAVRSGDLLFISGQGPFDEHGRPRGETFAEKVRAVFDNIAVIAAAAGGDIHDAVKIGAYIEDYGNFAEYNEIMRSYLRPPYPARTTVPVPTLGIAIEIDAVVALPPSRPEHRPGAS; encoded by the coding sequence ATGCCCACGGCTGACCGCCAAGCGGTCATCGCACCGGGTGGATCGTTGCCTGCCGGGCCCTACTCGCACGCTGTGCGCAGTGGTGATCTGCTGTTCATCTCCGGGCAGGGCCCGTTCGACGAACACGGCCGGCCGCGCGGCGAGACGTTCGCCGAGAAGGTACGCGCGGTCTTCGACAACATCGCGGTCATCGCCGCGGCCGCGGGCGGCGACATTCACGACGCCGTCAAGATCGGCGCCTACATCGAGGACTACGGCAACTTCGCCGAATACAACGAGATCATGCGCAGCTACCTTCGTCCGCCGTACCCGGCGCGCACGACGGTTCCCGTGCCGACGCTCGGAATAGCCATCGAGATCGACGCGGTGGTCGCACTGCCGCCGAGCCGTCCCGAACACCGTCCGGGTGCGTCATGA